A genomic window from Salvia miltiorrhiza cultivar Shanhuang (shh) chromosome 5, IMPLAD_Smil_shh, whole genome shotgun sequence includes:
- the LOC130985099 gene encoding berberine bridge enzyme-like 15: MGSPTSLILTLNIAIILALSLCASSQTIQEKYYQCITLNSELSIPFSTAFSAPDNASFATILESSAQNLRCLVSSVPKPQLIFTPYTENHVQVAVTCAKDLGLQLRVRSGGHDYEGLSYISTVPDEPFVVLDLSKLRSITVDLKNNCAWAQAGATVGELYYRISQKSKTHGFAAGLCPSLGIGGHITGGAYGTMMRKHGLGADNVIDARIVDANGVILDRESMGEDLFWALRGGGGASYGVILAWKVKLVPVPETVTVFTVPKSLEQGATKILSKWQQVADTIDDELFIRVIIQPTGAKKDERTMLTLYNAVYLGRADRLLQVMQQSFPELGLTKKDCTEMSWIQSVLYIAGFPGNTPPEILLQGKSLFKNYFKAKSDFVRKPIPEDGIEGLWKKMLEEDSPLMIFNPFGGMMGRIPESEIPFPHRKGVIFMIQYLSLWNDEKPETAAKHVDWIRRLYNYMAAYASMFPREAYVNYRDLDLGANKNGSSFIQASSWGTRYFKDNFNRLVEVKTKVDPGNFFRHEQSIPTLPLMNHGGEKSMMH, encoded by the coding sequence ATGGGATCTCCAACCTCACTCATCCTCACACTAAACATAGCAATTATTCTTGCACTTTCTTTGTGTGCATCATCCCAAACCATCCAAGAGAAGTACTACCAATGCATCACCCTCAACTCCGAGCTCTCCATCCCCTTCTCCACGGCCTTCTCCGCCCCCGACAACGCCTCGTTCGCCACCATCCTCGAATCCTCCGCGCAGAACCTCCGATGCTTGGTCTCCTCCGTGCCCAAGCCGCAGCTCATCTTCACCCCCTACACGGAGAACCACGTCCAGGTCGCGGTCACCTGCGCCAAGGACCTCGGCCTCCAGCTCCGCGTCCGGAGCGGGGGCCACGACTACGAGGGCCTCTCCTACATCTCCACGGTGCCGGACGAGCCCTTCGTCGTCCTCGACCTCTCCAAGCTCCGCTCCATCACCGTCGACCTCAAGAACAACTGCGCGTGGGCCCAGGCCGGCGCCACCGTGGGGGAGCTCTACTACAGGATCTCCCAGAAGAGCAAGACCCACGGTTTCGCCGCCGGCCTCTGCCCTAGCCTCGGCATCGGCGGCCACATCACCGGCGGCGCCTACGGCACCATGATGCGGAAGCACGGCCTCGGCGCCGACAACGTCATCGACGCGAGAATCGTCGACGCCAACGGCGTGATCCTCGACCGGGAATCCATGGGCGAGGACCTCTTCTGGGCCCTCCGAGGCGGGGGTGGCGCCAGCTACGGCGTCATCCTCGCCTGGAAGGTCAAGCTGGTCCCCGTTCCAGAGACCGTCACGGTCTTCACCGTGCCGAAATCTCTGGAACAGGGCGCCACCAAGATCCTCTCCAAATGGCAGCAGGTCGCCGACACCATCGACGACGAGCTCTTCATCCGAGTCATCATACAGCCGACGGGCGCGAAGAAAGACGAGCGCACGATGCTAACTCTTTACAACGCCGTCTACCTCGGCCGCGCCGACCGATTACTTCAGGTGATGCAACAGAGCTTCCCGGAATTGGGACTGACCAAGAAAGACTGCACAGAGATGAGCTGGATCCAATCCGTGCTCTACATCGCCGGCTTTCCGGGCAACACGCCGCCGGAGATTCTGCTGCAGGGGAAGTCCCTCTTCAAGAACTACTTCAAAGCGAAGTCAGACTTCGTGAGGAAGCCAATCCCCGAAGACGGGATCGAAGGGCTGTGGAAGAAGATGCTGGAAGAGGATTCCCCTTTGATGATCTTCAACCCCTTCGGCGGCATGATGGGCCGGATTCCGGAATCCGAGATTCCGTTCCCACACAGGAAGGGCGTGATATTCATGATCCAGTATCTGAGCCTCTGGAACGACGAGAAGCCGGAGACGGCGGCCAAGCACGTCGACTGGATCCGGCGGCTCTACAACTACATGGCGGCGTACGCCTCCATGTTCCCCAGGGAGGCGTACGTCAACTACCGAGACCTCGATCTCGGGGCGAACAAGAATGGTTCCAGTTTCATTCAGGCGAGCTCGTGGGGTACGAGGTATTTCAAGGACAACTTCAACAGGCTTGTGGAGGTGAAGACCAAGGTTGATCCTGGTAATTTCTTCAGACATGAACAGAGCATTCCCACTCTGCCATTGATGAACCATGGTGGGGAGAAGAGCATGATGCATTGA